One genomic segment of Deltaproteobacteria bacterium includes these proteins:
- a CDS encoding N-acetyltransferase, with protein sequence MSNKPVIKKIQIRDVSFGKNVVIIEPVNLYECTIGDSCFIGPFVEIQKGVVVGKNTKIQSHSFVCELVKIGENCFISHGVMFINDPFKEGGPAGGNRNLWKKTTIGNNVSIGTNATILPVMICDEVVIGAGSVVTRDISEPGVFAGNPARKIRDK encoded by the coding sequence ATGAGTAATAAACCCGTAATCAAGAAAATCCAGATACGAGATGTCTCATTTGGAAAAAACGTTGTGATAATCGAGCCGGTAAACCTCTATGAATGCACCATCGGAGATAGCTGTTTTATAGGTCCATTCGTTGAAATCCAGAAAGGGGTGGTGGTGGGGAAGAATACGAAAATTCAATCCCACTCATTTGTTTGCGAGCTGGTGAAAATTGGAGAGAACTGTTTCATCTCCCATGGTGTTATGTTCATAAATGACCCCTTCAAAGAGGGAGGTCCGGCAGGAGGAAACCGTAATCTTTGGAAAAAGACTACTATTGGAAATAACGTTTCCATCGGAACCAATGCAACTATTTTACCTGTGATGATATGTGACGAGGTGGTGATCGGTGCTGGGTCCGTTGTTACCAGAGATATATCTGAACCCGGCGTATTTGCCGGAAATCCCGCAAGAAAAATACGAGATAAGTGA
- a CDS encoding aminotransferase class I/II-fold pyridoxal phosphate-dependent enzyme, giving the protein MIKFLDLRKQYEAIKGEISGAITDVIRDSAFVGGKYVNKFEEEFAQYHQVKHCIGVGNGTDALEILIESLNIPKGSEIIVPANTFIATAEAVTRAGHKVVFCDCNPDNHTISIEDVKKRITGNTRAIIAVHLYGHPCDMEPLLMIAETNQLIVIEDCAQSHGAEYKGKKVSTFGIGGIFSFYPGKNLGAYGDGGAIATNDDDIALKCRMISNHGRLDKFAHQFEGRNSRLDGLQAAILSVKLKHLDKWIETRREIAKRYVNELSAIGDVKLPIEETWAKHVYHLFVIITQKRNMLRKYLEEKGVQTGIHYPESLPKLPAYRYCGQSHEEMWANRLDSQLMSLPIGDHLEPDDIKFITSEVAFFYEHTLDNKNQISQDGETQN; this is encoded by the coding sequence ATGATCAAGTTTTTAGATCTGAGAAAGCAGTACGAGGCGATCAAAGGGGAAATATCCGGTGCGATAACCGATGTTATTCGAGATTCCGCATTCGTGGGGGGGAAGTATGTCAACAAGTTTGAGGAAGAGTTTGCTCAATATCACCAGGTAAAACACTGTATCGGAGTGGGAAACGGCACAGATGCACTCGAGATTCTGATCGAATCACTTAACATCCCCAAGGGTTCAGAAATAATCGTTCCTGCAAACACATTCATCGCGACGGCTGAGGCAGTTACCCGCGCAGGCCACAAAGTAGTCTTCTGTGATTGTAACCCTGATAACCATACGATCTCCATTGAAGATGTGAAAAAGAGAATTACAGGAAATACCAGGGCAATCATCGCTGTTCATCTATACGGTCATCCATGTGATATGGAACCCCTCCTCATGATCGCAGAAACAAATCAACTAATCGTTATCGAAGATTGCGCCCAGTCCCATGGTGCGGAATACAAAGGGAAGAAGGTAAGCACCTTCGGAATCGGGGGAATATTCAGCTTTTATCCCGGGAAGAACCTCGGTGCATATGGCGACGGAGGAGCTATCGCCACAAATGATGATGATATCGCACTAAAGTGTAGAATGATTTCAAATCATGGGAGATTAGACAAGTTTGCCCACCAGTTTGAGGGGAGAAACTCACGACTCGATGGCTTACAGGCAGCGATTCTTTCTGTGAAATTGAAACATCTCGATAAGTGGATAGAAACAAGACGTGAAATCGCAAAACGCTATGTGAATGAATTGAGCGCTATAGGAGACGTTAAATTACCGATAGAGGAAACGTGGGCAAAACACGTTTATCACCTGTTTGTGATAATCACACAGAAGAGAAATATGCTGAGGAAATATCTGGAGGAAAAAGGTGTTCAAACGGGCATTCATTATCCGGAGAGTTTGCCGAAGCTTCCCGCCTATAGATATTGTGGACAATCTCATGAAGAAATGTGGGCAAATAGACTCGACTCCCAATTGATGAGCCTTCCCATCGGAGACCACCTTGAACCGGATGATATCA
- a CDS encoding Gfo/Idh/MocA family oxidoreductase, with translation MVRFGIVGCGRIGQRHAEHIKRLAILHAVCDIREHPAKTFSSEYGCRYYLHLEDMLKSEKEIDVISVCTPNGLHAEHTIESLRSGKHVLCEKPMALTARDCEKMIKEAEESNRKLFVVKQNRYNPPVQILKKLIDEKIIGKIFSVQVNCFWNRNDEYYRSSEWKGTTTLDGGTLFTQFSHFIDLLYWLFGDVKRTYAFTKNYLHEGIIDFEDTGTIILEMFEGIIGTIHYTVNSYEKNMEGSITVFGERGTVKIGGQYLNVLEYQNIDGYKIKNIPESRPPNEYGFYRGSMSNHDKVIQNVIDVLGNNGTIEASGFDGLKTVQIIEKIYHSARIGNE, from the coding sequence GTGGTCAGATTCGGAATAGTTGGATGCGGGAGGATAGGACAGAGGCACGCAGAGCATATAAAAAGACTAGCAATATTACATGCGGTATGCGACATCAGGGAACATCCCGCGAAAACCTTTTCAAGCGAGTACGGGTGCAGATATTACCTGCACCTTGAGGATATGCTTAAGAGTGAGAAAGAAATAGATGTCATATCAGTTTGCACTCCGAACGGACTTCACGCAGAGCACACGATAGAATCTTTGAGGTCGGGAAAACACGTGCTGTGTGAAAAACCTATGGCCCTCACCGCGAGGGATTGTGAAAAGATGATAAAGGAAGCTGAGGAATCGAACAGAAAGTTATTTGTGGTGAAACAGAACAGGTACAATCCTCCCGTTCAGATACTCAAAAAACTTATAGACGAAAAAATTATTGGAAAGATATTCAGTGTACAGGTGAACTGTTTCTGGAACAGGAATGATGAATATTACCGCAGTTCCGAGTGGAAAGGAACAACCACTTTAGACGGAGGAACTCTTTTTACACAGTTCAGTCACTTCATCGACCTTCTCTACTGGTTATTCGGAGATGTGAAGAGGACATATGCCTTCACAAAGAACTATCTTCATGAGGGCATTATTGATTTCGAGGATACAGGAACAATTATCCTCGAAATGTTCGAGGGTATTATCGGAACTATACACTACACCGTTAATAGCTACGAGAAAAACATGGAAGGGTCAATAACGGTTTTCGGTGAGAGGGGAACAGTGAAGATAGGGGGACAGTATCTGAACGTCCTCGAATATCAAAATATTGATGGATACAAGATTAAAAACATTCCTGAGTCGAGACCTCCAAATGAGTACGGGTTTTACAGGGGATCCATGTCCAACCATGACAAAGTCATCCAGAATGTGATCGACGTGCTCGGTAATAACGGAACGATTGAAGCTTCGGGTTTTGACGGCTTGAAAACCGTCCAGATAATAGAAAAAATTTATCATTCTGCGAGAATAGGCAATGAGTAA